A stretch of Gouania willdenowi chromosome 21, fGouWil2.1, whole genome shotgun sequence DNA encodes these proteins:
- the LOC114454880 gene encoding desmin-like, which translates to MSKSYSTSAQSASSYRRTFGSGVGSTPMSSMFSSMGGGRSSASSHSATRIYEVKSSGHPSYSGYRVSSGAGGAGFGSSSAVRTYSGEKLDFNLADAMNQDFLNTRTNEKAELQHLNDRFASYIEKVRFLEQQNAALTVEIETLRGREGPGRVAEMYEEEMRELRKQIEGNTNQRARVEIERDNLADDLNKLKLRLQEEIQQKEEAENNLSAFRADVDNATLARLDLERRIESLQEEIVFLKKIHEEEIRELQSQMKDTQVQIQMDMSKPDLTAALRDIRVQYEGIAAKNIAEAEDWYKSKVSDLNQAVNKNNDALRSAKQESMEYRHQIQSYTCEIDSLKGTNESLLRQMRDMEDRMGREASGYQESISRLEEDIAKMKDDMARHLREYQDLLNVKMALDIEIATYRKLLEGEESRITTGAPVQSAYSSIGFRETSPESQHPRSSEVHSKKTVLIKTIETRDGEVVSESTQHQQDIM; encoded by the exons ATGAGCAAATCCTACTCTACTTCGGCCCAGTCTGCCTCCTCTTATCGCCGCACCTTTGGTTCTGGTGTGGGCTCAACCCCTATGTCCTCCATGTTCTCCTCAATGGGAGGAGGTCGTAGCTCCGCTTCCAGTCATTCAGCCACCAGAATCTATGAGGTGAAAAGCTCCGGCCATCCCTCCTATTCCGGCTACAGGGTGTCCTCTGGAGCTGGAGGGGCTGGGTTCGGCTCTTCCTCGGCCGTACGCACCTATTCCGGTGAAAAACTTGACTTTAACTTAGCAGATGCCATGAACCAAGACTTCCTGAACACAAGGACCAACGAGAAAGCCGAGCTTCAGCACCTGAATGATCGCTTCGCCAGCTACATCGAGAAGGTACGCTTCCTGGAGCAGCAGAATGCCGCCTTGACGGTGGAGATCGAGACCCTCAGAGGCCGCGAGGGACCCGGCCGTGTGGCTGAGATGTATGAAGAGGAAATGAGAGAGCTGAGGAAGCAGATCGAAGGGAACACCAACCAGCGTGCCAGAGTGGAGATAGAGAGGGACAACCTGGCTGATGATCTGAACAAACTGAAGCTCAG ACTGCAAGAAGAAATTCAACAGAAAGAAGAGGCTGAGAACAACCTGTCTGCTTTCAGAGCG GATGTTGACAATGCTACTCTGGCCAGGCTGGACCTGGAGAGACGTATTGAGAGTCTTCAAGAAGAGATTGTCTTCCTCAAGAAGATCCACGAGGAG GAGATCCGTGAGCTTCAGAGTCAGATGAAGGACACTCAGGTGCAGATCCAGATGGACATGTCCAAGCCTGACCTGACCGCTGCTTTGAGGGACATCCGCGTGCAATACGAAGGCATTGCTGCCAAGAACATCGCAGAGGCTGAGGACTGGTACAAGTCTAAG GTGTCTGACCTGAACCAGGCTGTGAACAAGAACAATGATGCTTTGCGTTCAGCCAAGCAGGAGAGCATGGAATACAGACACCAGATCCAGTCCTACACCTGTGAGATCGACTCACTCAAGGGCACT AACGAGTCTCTGCTGCGTCAAATGAGGGACATGGAGGACCGCATGGGCCGCGAGGCCTCTGGTTACCAGGAAAGCATTAGCCGATTGGAGGAGGACATTGCTAAGATGAAG GATGACATGGCTCGTCATCTGAGGGAATACCAGGACCTACTCAATGTGAAGATGGCCCTTGACATTGAAATTGCCACCTACCGTAAGCTGCTGGAGGGAGAGGAGAGCAG GATCACCACTGGCGCGCCTGTGCAGTCTGCCTACTCTTCAATTGGATTCAGAG AAACCAGTCCTGAGTCCCAGCATCCGCGATCCTCAGAGGTTCACTCCAAGAAGACTGTTCTGATCAAGACCATTGAGACCCGTGATGGAGAG gTTGTCAGTGAGTCCACGCAGCACCAGCAAGACATCATGTAA